AACGTAGGCTGCTACACCGGAAGGAGAACAGATGAAACCTTTTGTGCAGGTATCATTTGCCCAGGACGGGACATTTGTCGGTTTTAACGATACACGTCCGCTTTATGGGATTAAATAAAATCTTGCGACCTTCCGGGACGTAAGGGTGAACCACACGAACACATAATTTCACTCGGTACCGCCAATCCAGGGACCCCTTCTTCATAACGTCCGCAGGTGGTATTGTCAAAATCCCTGATCTTTCTTACCCATACAGTGCCATCTTTGTTTTTGCGCGCATCGCAAAAACCTGTTTTTAAGTCTCCAGCTTCTTTCCGTCCCCACTTGTATTTCGAACACGGATTCTGTGTTCCTGGTACAATACTTATTTGAATAGATTTCTTTTGAGCAGTTTCCTGCATTTTAAAATACCCCTTTCGATTATTTTTTGAATAGGCATGTCTAAGAGAGTTGTTGTTTCTCGTTATAATTATGATAAATATCTTCAATCATTATTATAAAATATACTTACCATAAAAGAAATAAAAATAATTTATACCCAACCGGATGGATAGGTAAACAGTCTCTTTAAGCAACTGGAAGCATAAACAAGAACCATCCCTTTGTATTTACTTTGCCATTCTAAGAAATGCTTTGGCGTTTTTTCTCGTTTATTATAGCCATTGTCATGGGAGTGGTGATAAAATAAAAAGAGGGAGCGCTTTTTTTAATGTACTCATATTTAAAGGGGCATGGTCAACACCCAAAATTCCCATGCTGCTTTTTTTAAGGCTTCTTCAATGGGCTGGGTATTTATGATTTCAAGATTTATAATTGATATACCGGTATAGCTTATATAACTGAAAAGTATTTGAATGGAAAGGATAAGCAGTATATTTATGATAATGTGTTTCAGGAAAATGCTCAAATATGACAAGATCCTGAAACAGTATTGAATATTTGAAAGAACCTGCTGCTGCCGCAAAAGAAATCAGAGAAAGGCTATAATTATGAAAACAGTAGAATTGTTCAAAGTAAAAACGGTACTGTCCTTTGAGGTTTTCCCTCCCAAAAAGACTTCTTCTCTGGATACCATCTATAAAACGCTGAACGAGCTTAGTAATCTTTCTCCTGATTACATCAGCGTAACTTACAGCGCAGGCGGCAGTGACAACGGCGAATCAACTGTTGAGATTTCATCGACTATAAAGAACCAATATCATATAGAATCTGTCGCCCATCTAACTTGTATCAGCCAGACTAAAGAGGAAGTCCTCTTCCTGCTGGAACGGCTGAGAGTAAACAATATCGAAAATATATTGGCGTTAAGAGGTGACATTAATCCGGATATTCCCCCAAAGCAGGATTTTAAGTACGCTAGTGATTTAATTTCCTTTATCAAGAAAAATAGCGATTTCAATATTCTTGCAGCCTGCTATCCGGAGGGGCATATAGAGGTTGCCAGCATTGCTGAGGATATACGCAATCTGAAAATAAAAGTAGAAAATGGCGTGGATCACCTGATTTCTCAACTATTCTTCGATAACAACTATTTCTACGCATTTCTGGAGCGGGCAGAACACGCAGGAATAACTGTGCCGATAGAAGCAGGGATTATGCCGGTTGTGAATAGAAAGCAGATTGAACGGATGGTGTCACTATGTGGAGTTGATCTTCCTAAAAAGTTCACCGCTATGATGAACCGGTATGAAAACAATTCTGTAGCAATGCGCGATGCTGGAATAGCCTATGCTGTCGATCAGATTGTAGATCTTGTTTCTCAAGGTGTTGACGGTATACACCTTTATACTATGAATAACGCATATATTGCTCAAAAGATTAACGAAGCTGTAAAAAGCCTGTTTATCTCCCCGCGCTGGTAAGTATTCACTAAACCAGCATTTTATAGTGTGGTGATGATTCCGGCCATATTTTTCAGTTCCCGATACTCTTCGTTAAATCCTCTCCGTGAGCCGCTGCCAAAAGTAACATTGTAGGTATACAACAAACTGTCATAAATGATCTTCCCTTCAAAAGGAAGAAGTGTCACCCTCAAATATCGAGGCAGATCAAACGAGGGAAACACATCCTCAATGGGACTGGCAAGACCGACCACACCGTAAAGAGCGCCGTTGCCCATGAAAACAGTATATTTTTTCAGATGTTTATAGATCAAGAAATTGCCGGTTACCCTTCTTTTCCAACTTGCTACAAGCGACAATTCCCGCTCGGCAAAGCAAAACGGGTTATCGCTGACTATGCAGTTGATGACATCATCGCTTTCCCAGAGCTTATCACGAACCGGCATGATCGCGACGGGATTGACATCCTCGGTGCCTGACGCTTTTTCAAGACCGGGTACCACTTGGTATCTGTCATTGGTGTAATCGATCAATTTAAAGAATATGTCATAGAAAAGGGTAACATCATCCTGTGTCAATTTCATCATCTAAGCATCTCCAATCCGGGAAATTTCAAGTGAAATGCCGCCCCGATCACTATAACAAAAAAAACGTTAATTGCATGGTGGATATAAATCTGTTATAATAGAGATATTCTGAATAGAGATATTCTGTTTGAAAAAGTTGATAAATTGGTGATTTTGGCATTTCAAAATCCAAAACTTCTTCGTTATAGAGACCAATTTGGCGTTAATCAAGGGATTGACGATTGAAATATCTCCACTATGTAATTAGTGTTTTTAACAAAAAAGGCGTCCCCTGGAAAGAGGCGCCGGGCAAAAGAAGAAAGATTAAACCAGAAACATACGGAAGTCCTTATCGAGAGGATATAGATAGATGTCTTCCTGTCTGCCGACAGGCAGGTCACCGGCAGCTTGTATTCATTGAAACGGTCCAACTTTCCCCGGCCCTGTGTGGAACCTGCGAAGGCCCAGTTGGCAGCCTTGTAACAGGTTCCGGCAAAGCGATCCTTCCCGACAAAAGTTTCCATAAGCACCGGCTTGTAGCCATAAACCTTGAGCCAGTCGTTCTTTAATACCTGCAATTGCCCCGGCCCGAGATCTGTCACTGCACCCAAGCAGCCGCAGGTCATACCCAAGGGAATGTTCTCCAACGCTTTGTCTCACCCATATCCCGGTCATGAAATTCTTTTTCCAGATCCCCCTGCACCGGATGGCCATGATCATGCGGATGCAGGGATTGGATGTCAGCGAGGGCGCCCTCACGGGAATGTTAAAGAAACTGGCGCCGCTTTTTCTTCCCCTCTATCTTCTGCTGACGGAAGTAAATCGCAGCGAGAACCACTGGCATGTAGACGAACCGGCTGGATGCGCTTTGTCCAAGTACCCGATAAGCAGGGCTGGCACTGGTGGCTTAAGGGTCTTCGTTTCACCACTGACAGTTGTGTTCGTGCTGGATCCTTCCCGCGGAAGCCAAGTCCCGCTGAAACATTTCGGAAAAGACGCCAGGGGCATCATGAATTGCGACCGGTTATCCGCCTACGGCAAACTGGCAGACATGATCGAGGGGTTAGTGAGAGCTCTCTGCTGGGCACATTATCGCCGTGATTTTGTCAATGCCGGCAAATCTCTTAACTGCTTGAAAGACTGGGCGGATCTCTGGGTGAATAGGATCGTTTTAAATCTACCGCCTGAATAAAGAGAGACTGGCCGTGCTGGATCAGGCAGAACTCTTCCAGGTTGCCCAAGAAGCACTGGAGAACGCACTGGAGGCGATGCTGCAGTCGATCCGTTTAGAACTTTCAGACCCCGGCCTGCACTGGCAGAAGAAAAAGGT
Above is a window of Desulfotomaculum sp. DNA encoding:
- the metF gene encoding methylenetetrahydrofolate reductase [NAD(P)H] is translated as MKTVELFKVKTVLSFEVFPPKKTSSLDTIYKTLNELSNLSPDYISVTYSAGGSDNGESTVEISSTIKNQYHIESVAHLTCISQTKEEVLFLLERLRVNNIENILALRGDINPDIPPKQDFKYASDLISFIKKNSDFNILAACYPEGHIEVASIAEDIRNLKIKVENGVDHLISQLFFDNNYFYAFLERAEHAGITVPIEAGIMPVVNRKQIERMVSLCGVDLPKKFTAMMNRYENNSVAMRDAGIAYAVDQIVDLVSQGVDGIHLYTMNNAYIAQKINEAVKSLFISPRW